The stretch of DNA ggcagtgacgtcgctgggccaatagccccgcgacgcaccgacgtcaacgtcacggcgccgtgacattgacgctgctttgctgtgattggaggttttcagccgacagctcgctgagaaacaggctctgctgtcggctgaaaattccaaagcctcagcacgcctgcggacgcttgcgtgagccccctctaaagatatcctcattgaggatgcaggggctcagcgcggagcgtccgcgcggcttcccctgctatggacgtagccttaggagaaataggggtgtgtgtatatgtatgtacatatatatatattttttttttgtaaaatggGTGTGCATATAGAGATAGAGCGGTATATAGATAGCACGAGTGAGCGCacaattggaggagttataggaagcctTTATATGGAGCAGGGAGTGATTACATGGCATAATAAAAGGATTTATAGAGATTTATATGGCAGAGTAGTTATATGAGGAACATACACAGAACACGTAACAGAAAGAGATATATATCTGCATCCGATACCGGTAGTTTCATTTGTTGGATGCAGTGATTTGATGTCAGTGTATATACAAAAGGGACTCCCGTTTGGTTTACACCATAAACATATTTTCGGAactctggggggggaggagggttgtGGTGACCCCCCATTACATACTCCGGACCCCGATACTCACGTCGATCTTGGAGGTTTTGGCGAAGGCTCCAACAGGGTGCACGTGATCATATAGGATGATAACTCCAACCATCACTCTCATGCAAAACagcagcgtctctgtgcttgtgAAACGGCTGCGGTACCCCCTGAGAAAAGGACAGGGGACAGGCGTGTTggaaaaatccaacgtttcgactgcaaatgcagtctttgtcaaggtgagagccTTGTAGTGTAGCTGCACAGAACCTGCTCAGGGAGGGAGGTAGTGGTGTGTCTGTAGGGGTCtccgtgtgtgtctgtataggggtctccgtgtgtgtctgtataggggATTTCcatgtatgtgtatggggggggggggggtctccatgtgtgtatgtatggggttCTTCATGTTTGTATGGGGATCTCTGTGTATGTATGGGGGTCTCTGCCTGTCTCAGTTGCGGGTACTCACGGGGTCTCTAGCATGACTCTGCACACACAGGCCATGGTACTCAGACAGTCTGTCGTGTCCTCAATAGGTAAAGATTTGTTCTGCAAAGAGATTAGAGTGTTTAAGTCTGCAGAGCATCCATCACCAGCACTCTATCTGCAGAACATCCCACCTTCCAGTGTCTGCAGATCATCCCATCGCCTGTCTTCAGAGCATCCCTCCCTATTATGTCTGCAGAGCATCCCTGCCCCTTCTATGTCTGTAGATCATACCTCCTCCTGTGTCCGCAGAGCATCAATCTCCTTGTCTGCAGATCATCCCTCCTCCCatgcctgcagagcatcactccccctcctatGTCTGCAGAGCATCCCTCCATCTCTTCTTTATCTGGAGGAGCATCCACTTGGAGTGCTCTGCTGTGTCTACcaagcatccctccccccctctgcaatGTGTCTGCAGAACAAAGCATCCCTCACTTCTCACCTCAGACACAAACTTGGTGGTAGCGCTGCTCAGGGTTTTCAGCATGGGGGTGGCGTCAGCGTAGAACAAAGACATGCGATTGGCCATCTCATTGTTTACATCACTCTCCGGGTCTATCTGAGAGACAGAAACACAacctgagagtgtgtgagagcaacgttctgcagatactgaacaTTGAGAGTGTAAAAGACACTATACAGTTACTGACCACGGATTGTGTAAAAGATGCCATGCAAATACGGAGCACGGAGTGTGTAAGCGAGGTTTGACAGATACTGAGCCCTGAGTGTGTAAGAGACGCTCTGCAGATACTGTGCATGGAGTGTGTAAAAGATGCTCTGGATAGTGAGCATTGAGCGTGTTAAAAGCAACGCTCTGCGGTTACTGAGCACACTGAGTGTGTTAGAGTGACACTTTAGATACGTTGCAGCTGTCGGTACCTGGAAGTTGTTGAGACGGTTTCGGCTGACAGTCCGTCTGTAGTAACTGAAGTCATTCTGTATCGCAGGATTTGTCATCTGAGGAGAAGAAGCAGAGTGAAATTGAAATCTGTGGTAAATGAATTACTCATATCACAATCAAACAGCACAGCCTGATAGTGCAAAGACGGACTTTGCTAGATGTTTCCCCACTTGTGATTCATACAATCGGGTTACACTACGGCAGAACAGATAGGGAATTCAGGAATATTTGATGTGGATTCCAGTTTAGATATTTTAATTTAATCTtctatcaaaataaaatacattctgACTCAGAGTTAAGAAAGGCAAATACAGACTGCACCTCTCACTACAAACAATTAATTAGTGACATCACAGCACTGCTTACATTTTAACAGTGACATCACACCCCAAGTGCCTATTAGTGATATCACAGTACTCATTACACTataacagtgacatcacaccCTGAGTGGTAAATCAAAGTTACAAATGGCGCTCTAAAACCAAAGTGTAAAACCTAGATCCTAAAAATAATAGAGAACCTATTACTTGTGCATAAAGCTCGTGAATATAAGGTGAATACCCCAAGATGACAAGACTAAACCACACGGTCCAATAAATGCACCAGTGCCCACAAAGATACCAAATAATTTGTGATATATACTACATAAAATGAATAGAATGTTGGTTGCTGCTCAAACCCTTGGTATGAATCGTTCCCCCAATTCTTCACAAATGTCTTATTTGTCCAAAACCCAGGGAGCGCAGATAAAGTAACCAgaaattagaaaaacacaatatagtgcaatatgacaaaaaataagGCAGGTAATGTGGATGGTGATAGGGTTATACTCGCATATTCCCCAAAGTAAAAAAGCAATTCCCAATTCAGTGGCCAAAAAATGTTGCTGGTAGTGTGATGGGAGAAGACCTTTCCAAGAAAAGCCAGAGAAGAGATCGACAGTGCAGGCTGTAAAACTAGTCTTTATGTTGTATCCGTAATACAATCCAACACTCACATTGTGTCAAAGTTGAAAAGGCATAAGTAACAAAGTAAAGATAGTGCTCTCACCGCCTCCTTTACTTTGTTACTCTGCCATCTTAACTTTGTTACTTATGCCTTCTAAACATTGACACAATGTGAGTGTTGGATTGTATTACTGATACAACATAAATAATAGTTTTACAGTCTGCACTGTCGGTCTCTTCTCTGGCTTTTCTTGGAAAGGTCTTCTCCCATCACACTACCAGCAAAATTCTTTGCCATTGAATTGGGAATTGCTTTATTACTTTGGGGAATATGCGAGTATAACCCCTATCACCATCCACATTACCTGCCTTATTTTTgggcatattgcactatattgtgtTGGTCTAATTTTCGGTTACTCTATCTGCGCTCCCTGGGTTTTGGACGAATATCACACCCAGAGTGCCTATTAGTGATATCATAGCACTCATTACACCTTAACAGTGACATCACACCCTGTGTGCTCATTAGTGACCACACACCCAGAATGCTTGATAAAAACTACAATAATTCTAGAATGTTCATGAATGACATCCCACCCGTAATACTTATTAGTGACATCACAGCAATCATTACACCTTAAAAGTGACATTACAACCCAAGTGCTCAATATTAACATCCCAGAGCTGGTTATCATCACACCCTGATCACAGTAGAAGTCGCATCCTGATTACAGTGCTGGTTACACCTTGTTAGTAGAAGGCAAAAGTCCAGGCACTCGGTCTTCAAAATAAGTAGTTTAATACAGCagaaaaatccaacgtttcgactgcaaatgcagtctttgtcaaggtgagagccTTGTTAGTGACATCACACCTTGTCACAGCACTGGTTACACCTTGTTAGTGACATCACACCTTGTCACAGCACTGGTTACACCGTGTTAGTGACATCACACCCTGTCACATTGCTGGTTACATCTCACTAGTGACATAACACGCTGATCACACTGCTGGTTACACCTTGTTACTGACATCACACCCTGATCACACCGCTAGTTACACCTTGTTAGTGACATCACACCATGATCACAACGCTGGTTAGACCTCATTAGTGACATCACACCTTGAGCTCGTCGAAGCTGAGCGTGAAGTGCAGGATCTCAGCAAACTGCTTTGCCAGAGCCTGTTCCCTCTCTAGGTGCTGAGTCGGAGCaaatggaggggaggtgagagctTCCAGGAGGCTGTGCAGGGCGTTCTCTGGGGGAGACAGAACACAAGCTATATAACAACACAAACCACACATTGTGTGCATGTAATACACATACTGACTGAACACACAAACACAGGTTTTGCAGTTGGcagcactgtgagtgtgagatgTATGTGGCAGGGGTGACATAAGACAGGTGTGTCGACTGGTGTGAGTGTGATATGTGACAGGCGTGAGATATGACGTGTGTTATGCGACAAGTGAGTGCGATATCTGGCAGGTGTGTGATATGTCACATATATGACATATAACATACAGTGAGTGTGACATTTCACAGGTGTCACAACATACATGACAGCTGCAATATGTGACGTGAGTGTATGACGTGACAGGTGTGAGTATGACGTGACAGGTGCGATATGTGACAGGTGTGAGTATGACGTGACAGGTGCGATATGTGACAGGTGTGAGTATGACGTGACAGGTGCGATGTGACAGGTGTGAGTATGACGTGACAGGTGCGATATGTGACAGGTGTGAGTATGACGTGACAGGTGCGATATGTGACAGGTGTGATATTAAACAGGTGTGAGTGACAGTCACCGAGTCGGAGGGAGAATTCGTAGAAGCGTTTTAGTTTTGCCACCAAGGGGCAGACTGCGTGCCAGGCCTCCTCCTGTAGCTGCACATTCCCCGGGTTCTGGATCGCCTGAGGATGAcagacagagtgagagaaaggagcaAGGCAGAGAGAGAAATTGATAGACATAGAAACAGTAAGAGAGAAAGATACAGGGGTTGAAATGAATAGAGAGaggttgtaagagatgtgtgcagaggtatttaatggagaccgattagggttaaattaaatcctggctttattgcacctgttcctttaacagggcaaaacatacaaaatgaaacaaaataaaggcctactccactttggagaataactaaacctttactccagccctttctaacggagtggctagctaagctggttaccaccctaaacacacacacacacacacacatatatatatatatacatccacacacatacaactgtccaacaagaaagtctcttgtCTGTTGCTGTAGCTCTAGGGGAaagcctctctgttctcctgggtcagcatccttgtgtgctatgtcactctctgtgtccaggtatagaggtgtTGTCCccgtgtcttgctgtcagcatacagtccttctgtgtgcaacaagacatcatattttcctcaggtcagcccaattgtgggctaaggaaatctctgcagttctctttctccttatgtcagtCCAAATGTGAGCTacggaatctctctcctgtttctcacatcaggctttttctaagagtcctaatcaggcaggtgtgcctgtgtgcaattaaccaccacactgttggatttagaggcagtttctctcaaacagtgtcCCTGTTacagaggtatatatatattttgatcagcgtgttagatatatatatatatcacacagatATATGTatctgcaaaatatatatatatatattgtgacaaaaacAGCTTCCTCAGTGGGCTCTGCGTCTGTTCGCGCCCACTAGAAAACGCTCTTTTAGGGTGTGTAGATAGATAAGACGTCCCACAATGTTGGCTTTACCAGGCTTATGCCtgctttattcagtcccaggcattgGGACTGCAACACttgaaagaaaaatacaaaaacaaaatccctGCTCAACGGAGTAATAACTAAACAGAAGGTTTATCCTGACTACCGTTGGGCGTCTTCCCCACTTTCCAACCAGATAAAGTAACAGACTCCAAAATAACATATAAGGACGATTTACCcttggggggttgtggggggggggagctcggCTCCAGCACCTgtgaaactgtgggatggaggacATCCATTCtgtggctgcactttccagcctaaaaaGATTAGAGGCTTTCCAGTATcctatcctgggagccctatgtATCACATTTATTACAACTCACTAGTCTGTCtcatatcatcccccccctccccacagacctagAGGGGTGAGCGACTATGGATAAAAGaaagtgcatccttgacaacccgtcggcatatTTTCCACCCTGACCTGTGTTCTACAGAAAAATTAAAAGGTTGTAGGCTCAGAGACCATCTAGTCACCCTAGCATTTTTCtctctattttgacacatccaggtgaggggtgcatgatccgtgaccaaccggaattttctgcCCAATAGATAATATTTGAGGGATCCCACAGCTCATTTTATTGTGAGACACTCCTtttcgactatggagtaatttttctttTGGGGATTTAGTTTCATACTTAAATAAAGAATGGGGTATTCTTCACCCTGGTTTTCATGGGAGAGCCCATTTTCAGGCTTTTAAAGGGCTGTCTGCTTCAGGGGACCATTTTAtgattagcggtcctcttgcttttgtgaggttggTTAGTTGGCTTGCCTTAGTTGAAGTTAGAAATtaaccttctatagtagccaattaacccgaAAAAGGTTCTCACTTGTTTCTTTGTAACTGGCATtagccaattttgtatcgcctctactttggcCATTTGGGGTATAATTAGACCACTGCCAATAGAATATACTAGATAcctggcctcctccagaccaatagtgcttTAGTGGGGTTAGCGGTTAATCCAACAGACCAAACTGAATCTAGCACATCTTGGatttttggaaggtgggattgccaatcttcattATGAaataccacatcatccaggtaggcggcagcataccaaGTATGTGGTTTCAAAATCTTATCTACCCCTCGTTGGAATGTGGCAGGGGCCCCATGTAGGCCAAAAGGTAAAAatttatactgaaagaggccatctggggttgagtAGGCCAtattttcttttgccctttctgtgaagGGAACCTTTTGtaaggtctagggttgtgagatatcgggctttgcctaGTCTCTCTACCAGCTCGTCAACCGTAggataagtatcacattttgaAATGGCATTTAGGTAGTCATTGCAAGATCTTATTGTACCATCGGATTTTGgtactaaaactatagggctctttcacccactttgggattcttcAATTAAGCCgacatttaactttttttttaacctctaaatttacagcctctcttttggcctctgggattcggtaaaGTTTAAGGTTAACCCTTACCCtgggttcagagactaggtcatgttccaTTACTTTAGTTCTACCTGGCTTtttagagaagacttctttgtttcttctcactaggtTCTTGACCTCTCATTACTggtgaacggacagggtttcaacttactaacctctgggtcagtttcaaCATTCGTCAATGGACCTGGGGTATCGAGGGTACATACATTTAGAGCACAAAGAATAAGGTTTGACGCTATTGCATATTGCTTTCACCGTGTGcaaaagtcagggagcgcagttcACCGGTATAAATACCGGTGAACTGCGCTCCATGACTTTTTCCCCACCACTACACCCAAGGATCAACTAGAAAGATCCAGTGAAGGTCGAGCTGCATCGTGTTACCGTCTGTATAATTTTCCTgttttatttattgtgtattactgctgttcaTTGTCTCAACCTAGACATCTGTAGAAGTGCTTGGTGAATCTCTGCTTCTTTCGCCGTGTGCACCCTCcaataacaatttacacatttaggtataTAGTCTGTGTTCCAATTAAAGCCCTTCCGTGGCTCTGCATGTCGGTTGTTGCCCTTGATATGCGAGCCATTGTTGCTGGTGCTGTATGAAGGCAGTTACCGCTCTTCAGCCaaccttaaccctggtacccttttaccatctTTGGTAGAGTCCTGAGTCCTTGCGTTGTGGGGATGCTACGggactgtgggttgcaggtgctcaTTTGCCACGACGTACCTCTCTACGAGGAACACCAGCTCATCTGCAGGGCGGGGGTGACTGGCTAACCCAATGGCATAGGGCGGAGAGGAGTAGCCTTAAGAACTGATCCATGACTAACTGTTCCACGATGTAGCTTgatgagttgatctcgggttacTGCCACTTCCGggtgaggtggatgaggtcatacatctaggactgggtggctttatccaacgtgaaggaccacgTGTGGAACCTCTGGGCATGCACAGTAGTGGTTACGCCAAGGCGGACGAGGATCTACAATTTTAACTTTAACTTTGCATAGATGTTGGCTTCGGTTGGCTCTAagtcaaagtaagccttctgggctTCGCCGCTTAAGAAGAGTGCGATTAGActagcccactcagcttctggacAACCCTCTCTTTCTGCAGTGCGTTCAAAAGCGAGACAATATCGGTTTCAATATCATCCATTTTTTGAAGGAAGTGGCTTATCCTTATCATCTTGGGGCCTGGGGCCTCTTTCGCTGGGGCCTTAGCGATAGTCTCTCAGGACAGCAAGCTCCTGCTCTATGACCTGGGCAAAACGTTGTTGCTCCTTTCTCAGCAAGTGATTTGTCTCAAACTGAGCTGTTAGAAGCTTATGAAAAGTGGTATTAGTGTCTCGCTGAGTtacattagtctcttgctgggttaCAACAGTGCGAACCAACACACTCGCCATGTCGTCCATCTGttttaccaatatatatatatatatgatatatataaaacaaatatatatatttgtttttcaaagttgttttgcccccagacctttcagtgttctgtctgcattctccaccatatgtgacaaaacaGCTTCCTCAGTGGGCTCCCCCGTCTGTCCGGGCCAGCTAGAACACTGTCTTTTAGGGTGACTAGATAGATTAGAGGTCCCACAATGTTGGCTTTACCAGGCTTATGCCtgctttattcagtcccaggcactgggactgcaacacttgaatgaaaaatacaaaaacaaaatccctGCTCAActgagtacagcagggccccggctatacggcgggttccgttccagaggcctgccgtacagtgaaaatcgccggaaagcggatccagcgattttcagtgctgcgcatgcgcaaaccggcattttcgccgttctaCGCATGTGCGACCTGCGGTCTGCGCGCGCATCCTGCGGTCttcgcatgcgcgccgggcgcacccgtccgttctgtgcatgcgcgattacaaattcaacatggcggcccccttctcggtaccgccgtatcagcggatcgccgagaagcggggccctgctgtaataACTAAACAGAAGGTTTATCCTGACTACCGTTGGGTGTCTTCCCCACTTTCCAACCAGATAAAGTAACAGACTCCAAAATAACATAAGGACAATTTACCCTTCAGCAGGGAAAGGTTCTCCCCTttctgtttgctgacaacagcctagcctccaggctcttggagaAAGAGAAAGCAGGAAACCAGCTTTAAAT from Ascaphus truei isolate aAscTru1 chromosome 6, aAscTru1.hap1, whole genome shotgun sequence encodes:
- the LOC142497113 gene encoding CYFIP-related Rac1 interactor A-like isoform X7: MGNLIKVLGKDLENCPHFFLDFENAQPTEAETAVWNQVNSVLEEAQGVLAELQSYTGAGQEIRQAIQNPGNVQLQEEAWHAVCPLVAKLKRFYEFSLRLENALHSLLEALTSPPFAPTQHLEREQALAKQFAEILHFTLSFDELKMTNPAIQNDFSYYRRTVSRNRLNNFQIDPESDVNNEMANRMSLFYADATPMLKTLSSATTKFVSENKSLPIEDTTDCLSTMACVCRVMLETPGYRSRFTSTETLLFCMRVMVGVIILYDHVHPVGAFAKTSKIDMKGCIKVLKEQPSTSTEGLLNALRYTTRHLHDDTTSKQIRALLQ
- the LOC142497113 gene encoding CYFIP-related Rac1 interactor A-like isoform X6, yielding MGNLLKVLSYNDIEQCPTFFLDFEHAQPTEAETAVWNQVNSVLEEAQGVLAELQSYTGAGQEIRQAIQNPGNVQLQEEAWHAVCPLVAKLKRFYEFSLRLENALHSLLEALTSPPFAPTQHLEREQALAKQFAEILHFTLSFDELKMTNPAIQNDFSYYRRTVSRNRLNNFQIDPESDVNNEMANRMSLFYADATPMLKTLSSATTKFVSENKSLPIEDTTDCLSTMACVCRVMLETPGYRSRFTSTETLLFCMRVMVGVIILYDHVHPVGAFAKTSKIDMKGCIKVLKEQPSTSTEGLLNALRYTTRHLHDDTTSKQIRALLQ
- the LOC142497113 gene encoding CYFIP-related Rac1 interactor A-like isoform X5, which translates into the protein MPCSVCADEVTPGDAAPAAGDTAVSGLRVMGNLIKVLGKDLENCPHFFLDFENAQPTEAETAVWNQVNSVLEEAQGVLAELQSYTGAGQEIRQAIQNPGNVQLQEEAWHAVCPLVAKLKRFYEFSLRLENALHSLLEALTSPPFAPTQHLEREQALAKQFAEILHFTLSFDELKMTNPAIQNDFSYYRRTVSRNRLNNFQIDPESDVNNEMANRMSLFYADATPMLKTLSSATTKFVSENKSLPIEDTTDCLSTMACVCRVMLETPGYRSRFTSTETLLFCMRVMVGVIILYDHVHPVGAFAKTSKIDMKGCIKVLKEQPSTSTEGLLNALRYTTRHLHDDTTSKQIRALLQ
- the LOC142497113 gene encoding CYFIP-related Rac1 interactor A-like isoform X1; this translates as MYFAQLAAAGLLGIDTHRHSHTDALCCCCCCCSWLLAPGSWLLAPNLTRSYSPSFLQPAERSVCADEVTPGDAAPAAGDTAVSGLRVMGNLIKVLGKDLENCPHFFLDFENAQPTEAETAVWNQVNSVLEEAQGVLAELQSYTGAGQEIRQAIQNPGNVQLQEEAWHAVCPLVAKLKRFYEFSLRLENALHSLLEALTSPPFAPTQHLEREQALAKQFAEILHFTLSFDELKMTNPAIQNDFSYYRRTVSRNRLNNFQIDPESDVNNEMANRMSLFYADATPMLKTLSSATTKFVSENKSLPIEDTTDCLSTMACVCRVMLETPGYRSRFTSTETLLFCMRVMVGVIILYDHVHPVGAFAKTSKIDMKGCIKVLKEQPSTSTEGLLNALRYTTRHLHDDTTSKQIRALLQ
- the LOC142497113 gene encoding CYFIP-related Rac1 interactor A-like isoform X4 — its product is MSTKLAEISSVCADEVTPGDAAPAAGDTAVSGLRVMGNLIKVLGKDLENCPHFFLDFENAQPTEAETAVWNQVNSVLEEAQGVLAELQSYTGAGQEIRQAIQNPGNVQLQEEAWHAVCPLVAKLKRFYEFSLRLENALHSLLEALTSPPFAPTQHLEREQALAKQFAEILHFTLSFDELKMTNPAIQNDFSYYRRTVSRNRLNNFQIDPESDVNNEMANRMSLFYADATPMLKTLSSATTKFVSENKSLPIEDTTDCLSTMACVCRVMLETPGYRSRFTSTETLLFCMRVMVGVIILYDHVHPVGAFAKTSKIDMKGCIKVLKEQPSTSTEGLLNALRYTTRHLHDDTTSKQIRALLQ
- the LOC142497113 gene encoding CYFIP-related Rac1 interactor A-like isoform X2; the encoded protein is MYFAQLAAAGLLGIDTHRHSHTDALCCCCCWLLAPNLTRSYSPSFLQPAERSVCADEVTPGDAAPAAGDTAVSGLRVMGNLIKVLGKDLENCPHFFLDFENAQPTEAETAVWNQVNSVLEEAQGVLAELQSYTGAGQEIRQAIQNPGNVQLQEEAWHAVCPLVAKLKRFYEFSLRLENALHSLLEALTSPPFAPTQHLEREQALAKQFAEILHFTLSFDELKMTNPAIQNDFSYYRRTVSRNRLNNFQIDPESDVNNEMANRMSLFYADATPMLKTLSSATTKFVSENKSLPIEDTTDCLSTMACVCRVMLETPGYRSRFTSTETLLFCMRVMVGVIILYDHVHPVGAFAKTSKIDMKGCIKVLKEQPSTSTEGLLNALRYTTRHLHDDTTSKQIRALLQ